A region from the Benincasa hispida cultivar B227 chromosome 10, ASM972705v1, whole genome shotgun sequence genome encodes:
- the LOC120088909 gene encoding putative GATA transcription factor 22, whose product MESHQIWRQMKSHEYDHHRRLIHSENQVDLTLRLGFPDGSAVERPDIDHHNNPFFSTAFHNINHHPLQTHQVMVDNHGSASSGGRNGEMMSEANYNPHQIVWSKELKTYVLKSNDFGQLHPSSYSNTHQAKPIATTPNNSPNLPLPKYNNDLYTLLNPASRITDDHEAEASSGGRRRGSRRRRVSANNDAERRCTNYNCNTNFTPMWRKGPLGPKSLCNACGIRYRKETLNREAMAAENSSG is encoded by the exons ATGGAGTCTCATCAGATATGGCGTCAAATGAAAAGCCATGAATATGATCACCACCGTCGGTTAATTCATTCAGAAAATCAAGTGGATCTGACACTCCGACTTGGGTTCCCCGATGGCAGTGCCGTTGAACGTCCTGATATTGATCATCATAATAACCCATTCTTCTCCACAGCATTTCATAATATCAACCATCATCCTCTTCAAACTCATCAG GTGATGGTGGACAATCATGGGTCGGCGTCCTCCGGAGGCAGAAATGGTGAGATGATGAGTGAAGCAAATTACAACCCTCACCAAATTGTATGGTCAAAAGAGCTGAAAACCTATGTTCTCAAGTCAAATGATTTTGGGCAGCTTCATCCAAGTTCATACAGTAATACTCATCAAGCCAAGCCCATTGCCACCACTCCAAATAATTCCCCCAATCTTCCTCTTCCAAAGTACAATAATGACCTGTACACACTCCTAAACCCTGCTTCTAGAATAACAGATGATCACGAAGCGGAAGCTTCCTCCGGTGGTCGGCGGAGAGGTTCCCGACGGCGCCGAGTTTCGGCCAACAACGATGCCGAGAGGAGGTGCACTAATTACAATTGCAACACAAACTTTACGCCCATGTGGCGTAAAGGCCCTCTTGGTCCCAAG AGCCTTTGCAATGCATGCGGCATAAGGTATAGAAAGGAAACGCTGAATAGGGAAGCAATGGCGGCAGAAAACAGCAGCGGCTAG